One segment of Thermodesulfovibrio sp. 3907-1M DNA contains the following:
- the rpsK gene encoding 30S ribosomal protein S11 produces MAQKRKGIKKVKKNVPYGVAHVQTTFNNTIITITDPNGNVVAWASAGSCGFKGSRKGTPYAAQIAAETVAKRVIDMGMKQIDVLIKGPGAGRETAIRALQAAGLEINLIKDVTPVPHNGCRPPKRRRV; encoded by the coding sequence ATGGCACAGAAAAGAAAAGGTATAAAAAAAGTAAAAAAGAATGTTCCATACGGAGTGGCTCATGTTCAGACGACTTTTAATAATACAATTATAACAATCACAGACCCCAATGGTAATGTTGTAGCGTGGGCTTCTGCAGGTAGTTGCGGCTTTAAAGGTTCAAGGAAGGGAACTCCTTATGCAGCTCAAATAGCAGCAGAGACAGTTGCAAAGAGAGTTATTGACATGGGAATGAAACAGATAGATGTTTTAATTAAGGGTCCTGGAGCAGGAAGAGAAACAGCAATAAGAGCACTACAGGCAGCAGGGCTTGAAATTAACTTAATTAAAGATGTAACACCTGTGCCCCATAATGGGTGCAGACCTCCAAAAAGAAGGAGGGTTTAA
- the rplQ gene encoding 50S ribosomal protein L17 has protein sequence MRHRVDGRHFGRTANQRKALLRGLLASLIKYERIETTAAKAKAVKELADRLVTFGKRRDLHSRRLALSYLPDKELIRKLFTEIAPRFADRNGGYVRVVRTGFRIKDSAPMAILEFVDYKKPEKEEKKSE, from the coding sequence ATGAGGCATAGAGTTGATGGAAGACATTTTGGAAGAACAGCAAATCAGAGAAAGGCTCTTTTGAGGGGACTTCTGGCTTCTCTTATTAAGTATGAAAGAATTGAAACAACTGCTGCTAAGGCAAAAGCTGTTAAAGAACTTGCTGATAGACTTGTTACCTTTGGGAAAAGGAGGGATCTGCACTCAAGAAGGCTCGCACTCAGTTACTTACCAGATAAAGAGTTAATAAGAAAGCTTTTTACAGAAATTGCACCTCGCTTTGCGGACCGAAACGGTGGATATGTAAGAGTTGTAAGAACAGGATTTAGAATTAAAGATAGCGCACCAATGGCAATACTGGAGTTTGTAGACTATAAGAAACCTGAAAAGGAAGAGAAAAAATCAGAGTAG
- a CDS encoding DNA-directed RNA polymerase subunit alpha gives MNLYKEFQMPKKVEFEQESLTDTYGKLIIEPLERGYGITLGNSLRRVLLSSLEGVAVYAIKINGVLHEFSSIKGVKEDVLDIVLNVKKLRFKYYSQSADKKIATLNVKGPAEVTAEAIQTDGTYEVLNKSQYICSLDQDASLEMSLYLSKGRGYVPSEAIKDEDLPVDAITVDAIFSPIKKVNFRVEKTRVGELTDYDRLILELWTDGSITPERAISEASNILINHFEYMRFFKESEIQNKQSEEEVTNTEESLTFDTVNENIFKPIEDLELSVRAYNCLKSAGINTIAELVQKNENELLKTKNFGKRSLEEIKEVLNTLGLKLGMRINQELLEKFKEKAQRG, from the coding sequence ATGAATTTATATAAAGAATTTCAAATGCCCAAAAAAGTTGAGTTTGAGCAGGAAAGTTTAACTGATACATATGGAAAGCTTATAATAGAGCCCCTTGAGAGAGGATATGGAATAACACTGGGAAATTCATTGAGAAGAGTATTGCTTTCTTCTCTTGAAGGAGTAGCAGTTTATGCCATAAAAATAAATGGTGTTTTACATGAGTTCAGCTCAATAAAAGGAGTAAAGGAAGACGTACTGGATATTGTTTTGAATGTTAAAAAATTAAGATTTAAATACTATTCTCAGAGTGCTGATAAAAAAATAGCTACTCTTAATGTAAAAGGTCCAGCTGAAGTTACTGCAGAAGCTATCCAGACGGATGGAACATATGAAGTTTTGAATAAATCCCAGTATATTTGCTCTCTTGATCAGGATGCTTCACTGGAGATGTCCCTTTATCTGAGCAAAGGCAGGGGGTATGTTCCTTCAGAGGCAATTAAAGATGAGGATTTGCCTGTAGATGCGATTACTGTTGATGCCATATTCAGTCCCATTAAAAAGGTCAACTTTAGAGTGGAAAAGACCAGGGTTGGAGAACTTACAGACTATGATAGATTGATTTTGGAGCTCTGGACTGATGGAAGTATAACTCCTGAGAGAGCAATCAGCGAGGCTTCTAATATACTCATCAATCATTTTGAATATATGAGGTTTTTCAAAGAATCTGAAATTCAAAATAAACAGTCAGAAGAGGAGGTTACTAACACCGAAGAAAGTTTAACATTTGATACAGTAAATGAAAATATTTTTAAGCCAATTGAGGACCTTGAACTATCTGTTAGAGCATATAATTGTTTAAAGAGTGCTGGAATAAACACCATTGCTGAACTTGTTCAGAAAAACGAAAACGAGCTTTTAAAAACTAAAAACTTTGGTAAGCGTTCACTTGAGGAAATAAAGGAAGTTTTGAACACATTGGGTTTAAAGCTTGGAATGAGAATAAATCAAGAGTTACTTGAAAAATTCAAAGAAAAAGCTCAGAGGGGGTAA
- the rpsD gene encoding 30S ribosomal protein S4 — protein MARYTGPLCRLCRREGMKLFLKGTRCYTEKCAFERRKYPPGQHGHNRGKLSDYGLQLREKQKVKRIYGVMERQFKNYFEKATKMKGVTGENLLRLLERRLDNVVYRMGFALNRRQARQLVKHGYFMVNGRKVDIPSYLVRPGDIIEIIPSGKELEVIKESFALAEQRGFPEWIEVNTEEMKGKFVRLPERDEIQLSVQEQLIVEFYSK, from the coding sequence ATGGCAAGATATACAGGTCCTCTTTGTAGACTTTGCAGAAGAGAAGGCATGAAACTGTTTTTAAAAGGTACAAGATGCTATACAGAAAAATGTGCCTTTGAAAGAAGAAAATACCCTCCTGGACAGCACGGACATAACAGGGGTAAATTATCAGATTATGGTTTACAGTTAAGAGAAAAACAGAAAGTCAAGAGAATTTATGGTGTTATGGAAAGGCAGTTTAAGAACTACTTTGAAAAAGCTACAAAAATGAAGGGTGTAACTGGTGAAAATCTATTGAGACTTCTTGAAAGAAGGCTTGACAATGTGGTTTACAGGATGGGGTTTGCTCTGAATAGAAGACAGGCAAGGCAGTTAGTAAAGCATGGATATTTTATGGTTAATGGCAGAAAAGTTGATATTCCCTCTTATCTGGTAAGACCTGGAGATATAATTGAAATTATCCCATCAGGTAAAGAATTAGAAGTCATTAAAGAAAGCTTTGCTTTGGCTGAGCAGAGAGGATTCCCTGAGTGGATAGAAGTGAATACTGAAGAAATGAAAGGTAAATTTGTGAGACTTCCCGAAAGAGACGAAATACAGCTTTCAGTGCAAGAACAGTTAATTGTAGAGTTTTATTCAAAATAA